CGCTTTTGTGGTTCCACTGAAAATGTGCAGATGAAAATGTTCCGATGAGatagagatcggccgcctcacccggcctaggcaccacattttcgggggggctTTTTCTCGCTTTGGAAGTGCAAGAGTACAATTATGTTGCAGCAGCAATTGAAACTTGCTGCATTGGTTGTGCTTCACACATAGATGGCAATGTACACTGCACTAATAACTGCAATTCCTCACTCCAATTCTTGCATTCATAGTGAAATCACGGAATAGATTTTCAGAGGAAGAACTATGTTAATGATGACCACATTTAAGGTCACTGTGCCTCTGACTGTGCTATAATTCGCAGATTCACATCGTGTGAATTGTTGTGAAAGCACCTTGTTAGAAATGTGTTGGGCGTTTTGCACACAAGTGCTTGCAATCTAAATAATAAATGATATAGTACATTATACTGCAGACATGCGCAAATCGTAACCAATTGTCTTGTTTCCTGCCCTACGAAGTGAGCAATGCTGGTTTGGAGAAGCTAGAGGAAATGGTTTTCTAGGGTTTTTGAGGCAAACATCTTTAATTGCTGGCAGCAAATCACTCTGAGGACTCTTGTGGTTTTGGGTACAGTTTAGGAAACCTACCAAGAAATAAACAAGACCAGAGTTTATATTAGCACCATTTGTGACCTGATGGATAATGAGTGTCAAAGAAATAGTTGCTGTTAGCACAGAGGGAAACCTGCTGACGGCACTTAAAATGACTTGGATGGCTGGTGATTGGTGATTCTTACTGGGGCCTAAATGTTGTCCAAGAGACTAGTACAATTTCCAACTGGAGGGAATCTGTGTGAAAATGGAGCCTTGGCTGGAAGAACACCTTATCTGGAAGCCAGCATTGCCTGCAACACAAATCTTCCTCCTCACTGCATGGAAGTGACAGCCTCAGTTGTTTGTTGAAGCCttaggagcagcacagtggtgcagcaccagagacccaggttccatcctgactacgggtgctgtctgtacagagtttgtgcgttctccctgtgaccgggtgggttttctccgggtgctccggtttcctcccacatcccaaagacgttcaggtttgtagggtaattggctcctgtaaattgctcccagtatgtaggacatggaactagtgtaaaggGTGTTCgcttgtcggcacggactcagtgggccgatgggcttgtttctgcactgtacccctAAAGTCTTTCAAGTCTGAAGAGCGGACCGTCTGAGTCAGCAGGTCAAGATTTGCCACTGAGCCAAGGCCagcaagtctaggactagaggccatcgccttagaataaaaggacgtacctttagaaaggagatgaggaggaaattctttagtcagagaatggCAAatatgtggaattaattgccacagaagactggaggcccattcagtgggtatttttaaggaggagattgatagattattgattagtacaggtgtctggggttgtggggagaaggcagcagaatggggttgaaagggaaagatagatcagccatgattgaatggtggagtaggcttgattgtccaaatggcctaattctgctcgtggaacttgtgaacttatgaatccTTTAACTTTGAcaagcatcagtggaaagatcaGTATATTTGGATATCATTTTTGGTACCTTCTCTGAGTTTATGGGATCCCtgaagtcacatttaacattgaaTATTTCTATGTTGTGTCCCAGTTTGAATTCCATTTTATTTCATCATTGGCTAAGAATTGAACAATTGAAGGCGATATAGAAAGCACAATTACAATGTTCCTGCCCTCTAGCCCTAATATCTATGAGGTAATATTAGGATGGCGTAGCAGCAGAGCggctgccttgcagcggcagagaccctgggttcgatcttgactccgggtgctgtcagtgGGTTTTATCCTGCTGAACCCACAAAACAAAgacggcaggtttgtaggttaattggcttctgtaaattgccccttgtgtgtaggacatgaaactaggggcagcacggtggtgcagcggtaaagttgctgccttacagcgccagagacccaagttcaatccgaactactggtgttgtctgtacagagtttgtacattctccttgtgacagtgggggttttctctgggtgctcccacaatccaaagacgtgtaggtttgtaggttaattggcctgtgtaaattgtccctagtgtggaggatagaacaagtgtatgggtgattgctggttggtgtggaccgatgggcctgtttccactctgcatctctaaactaaactaaactagtgcaagggtgatcggtggtcggcatggacttggtgagctgaaggggctgtttccattgtatctctaaaccatcaGATTTCCCCCAAAAAAGGTTTATTTATATCGTTTATTCTTTGATGTTCGGAGATGAATTGAATGTCTAAGTTATAcctaaggtagatacaaaatgctgtagtaactcagtgggacaggcagcatttctggagagaaggaatgggtgacgttttgggccgagacccttcttctaagttATACCTTCCAGGAATAGGGAATGATACTGAATACGTACACCTATGCAGTCTCACATTTTCTAGGTTCATTACATTTCTATTACagctgaatgtttgcagcctatcATTAATCATGGTGTGTTAAATATGACAGTGATTCGGACAGTGAATGGGAAcggctgaaggaggcagtggtttcAGGCGACGACTTACTTCGGCAAAGTTCCATCGTCAGCAATCAGCCGGAGACAAATCAGGAGGAAGGCCCCGTTGAGAACAAAGACAAAGggaaaaagaagaaaaggaaaaagaggaagctGGCCATTGAAGGTGGGGACAATGGTAAAGAGGACGAGGAGGCAGTTTCAAAAAGAAAATCCAAACAGAAGTGCCGAGTTGTGGAAAAAGAGCTGGAACAAACTGAATTTGCTGATGAAACTCTGGAGGGTCATGGATGCTTCAAGAATGAAGAAGCTGATGTTGCAAGGAgtggaaagaaaagaaagaaaccCAAAAATGGTAAACATATATCCAAAATTAAGTTAAAAGGAGTTCTGCTAACAGATGGGTTATGACATTCATTGGAGATTCCTGACTTCCTTCAGCTTTCACTCTCGGTGATCTTCCAAAAGCTTTTGACTTGTGTACTTTGGCCTGTTACTTTGAAGTAATGTGGATCTCCGTACGAGAAGGGAAAGCAATGATTTCTTGCATACTGCTGTCCTGCCCAAGGGAGAATGTCTTTGAGTGGAGATTTGTTGGACTGATTCAGCTGAATTGTGTATAATGAACTGTCGCTTGAGGGAACTGTGACTGGAGCTCTTGGCCGATGTATCTTCCCGTTACCTGCCTTGAAATGATAATAGTTCTTTTCCTCATTGCATTGTCGAACTGGTCTGATTTATGTTTGAAATTTGAACTGCAGCCATTTTGGTTTGTTATCTTTGCGTCCCATGAGTATTTTTACTCTGctttcatttttaattattttaacacTTTGTGATTTAAATACTGACTCGGAAAGAAACATTGTCTATGTTAACTCGGTCGTCCTGCTGTTAATTCCTGAGTGTTTTGTTTATAACCTGTTTACCagtgttctggtttcttccccaATATATCACGGGTAGTGTAAAACAACACATACAAGATCATATCTTTGCAGCAACATATCAAATGGTGCAGGTAGtatggaaattggaagaacaaatcTTCAGCTGGTTTGGCCTCAATGCTCTGATTCTCAAGATATGTTGCTGACTGAAAAACTGTGTGAATCCGTGCACAGCGTGATACTAGACCTTCCCATTTATCATGCCTGGGCATTGACACCTCTCCTTTCCATTATTCTTGCCAGGTATTAAATCTTCACATGAGGATAGAGGATGAGGTTCAGCGAGTTATTCTACCACAGAAACACTTATATCTAATCACGTATGTGCTAAACTGGCACATTTAACCCTTTTCAACCAAAGAAAGTAGAAAGCAGTCGGGGGTGGAATATTTTCTTATCCTTTTTTTAACAGCAATGGTGCATTTGATCTCATATGTGACTGGTATTCCTGTAATTAAAAAATCCTTGGAAAAGAATCATCAAGCAGCCATGAAAGTGTTTACAACTAATGGATTCAACTTGCTTGTGGATAAGTTACCTGAAGGTCAGTGCACCCTCCTGCTCTCACTGCAGCTTCTGAAATGGATGACTATTTCCTATTATGTCATGTCACAAGATGTCAAAATTGcttaatgttttattttcattttcagaGCCATCTAATGGTTTAAAGAAGAATTCTATTTAATTGTTGGAGACCACATTGACCTCTTGTCCAGATCAGCTGGATCATTTGATCTGTGCAATTGGCTCATCATTTTCTGCAttaactaatgctgtccattatAGTAGAACGCGGGATAATTAAACAGATTCATTCATTTTTAGCAGGGATTTCTCAGGCAATTCTGATTAAAAAGCCTCTTGACAAATTATATTCCTAACGCACAAATTTCTCGGGATAAAATGATCTTGAATACATTCTTAtcctttttctttcctttttcgcGAAGCTACTAATTATTTTCAACGTGGGCAAATCTCTTCGTCAAATGGCGGTAATAGGAATCTCATAATCATTTGTTCCTGTTCTTTACCCAAACATCCATTTAgggatcttttaaaaaaataatgaagttTCTATTCTATACTGACATCCTTGGGATATGTTAAAtctataaaaggacacaaagacaACAAGTCTCAGTCAAAGTAAATTTAGTGCCAAATATTGTTTCTTAAAATATGACTGTGTTTTAATTGAATTTCATGGGATATAATTTAGTTATAACAATGTAACCTACATTTTTCTTTCCAAATTTATCTTGAAATGTCCTCTATTTATGCCTTGCCTGGAGAGAGTGCATTCTTTCAAAGTGCTTTCTTTCTCCAGTCGAGAGTCGAATCCAGTAACACGTTCAAGCCTCTGTTGAAGAAggttcacgacccgaaacgtcacctatccatgtgccccagggatgtgtaggaaggaactgcagatgctgctttacaccaaagatagacacaagatgctggaataacttggcgggtcaggcagcatagagtcacagagtgatacagtgtggaaacaggccattcggcccaacttgcccacaccgggcaacatgtcccagctacattagtcccacctgcctatgtttggtccatatccttccaaacttgtcctatccctgggcgtctctggagaaaagcaatagatgacatttcggatggagatacttcttcggactgagagtcaggggagagggaaactagaggtgtgaaaaggtacaaaaagatgctgcctgacccactgagttactccagcactttgtgtctgtccctggtaaacctgcacctgcagttccttgtttctacaagcctCTGTTGATGCTGCATTGTATTGCCTTTATATATAGAGGCCGAGTGACTAAACCACGACACTAAATTTACGTTTGTCTTTTTTTGAAGACTTTAACTCTTGTTGCCATGTGATTCCACAAGTGACAGCTGCCATTCCAAATCCCCCTCTCTTGCTGACCGCTAGAGATTGCTCATTCAGCAATGGCTTGCAATATAACAGAGAAAACCTGCAGAAATGAGGATGTGTTTATACTGCCACGGGTCTGTATACGTTCAAGTCTATGGTTCTAATCCTCGTATTCCTCCTGAAGAAGATGTTGGCATGTAAATACAGAATCTTTACAGTATCTTTTAATGTTTTTACAAGTTAATGTTGGTCAGTTTACAGTAAGCCCTCGTTGTAACGGACCATAGTGGAgggagtttattcacaaaatgctggagtaactcagcaggtctggcagcatctcaggagagaaggaatgggtgacgtttcgggtcgagacccttcttcagactgaagaagggtctcgacccgaaacgtcacccattccttctctcctgagatgctgcctgacctgctgagttaccccagcattttgtgaataaataccttcgatttgtaccagcatctgcagttattttcttatagtggagggagtggtctccgTTATTGCCGATGACTGCAGGTGATGATtaatagacaaaaggacacaaagtgctggagtaattcagcgggtgaggatcgctggagaacatggattggtgacatcggGACTATTCCTCAGACTGGTTCAgtcggctgagttattccagcacacggTGTCATTTCACATTAATAGTAGGCTCTGcaccgagcccttcttcaccgattttttaattaaaaaaatttttttttttttaatatcaaaaaatactttattcaaataataaatatcatttacaaaacatcttttttaacaagcccatccgacatttccggaggttacattcgatacaggcattcacttagacatttacatacatttacccagtatcccttatttggaggggcgtctctctccaccacaccctgccccctatgtccagcagcggaaggaccctagactgtgctcctcccccacagggtcttagcgttggctgcaccaagcttcagtgcgtccctcagcacgtacacctgcagtctgcagcgggccagtcggcaacattccttgacggacagctcgctccgctgggaggccaacaaggatcgggcagaccaaagagcgtctttcaccgagttgatgaccttccagcagcactcgatgtcagtctcggaatgcgtccctgggaacagtccgtagatcacagagtcctctgtgacggagctgctcggaatgaatcgtgacagggacccctgcagacctctccagactctcttggcaaatccacactctgtgaagaggtgggccaccgtctcctctccgtagcagccgtcccggaggcagcgtgcgctggtagtgaggttccggcggtgcaggaaggatctgactgagagggctcccctcaccgccagccaagccaggtcttggtgcttgttggttagttctggcgatgaggcattttgccagacaagctgggcagtctgctctgggaaccacgccacaggatccatggagtcattcccctgcagtgcctgcaggacgttccgtgctgaccactgcccgatggacttgtggtccaaggtgttggtccggaagaacctttccacaaacgacagatggttcggtaatgtccagctgactggcacattgcgtggcatctgcgccaggcccatccttcgcaacaccggggacaggtagaaccttagcaggtagtggcatttggtgcccacgtgccttggctctacgctccgcctgatgcagccacacacgaaggtggccatcaggatgagggcgacgttgggcacgcttttacccccgttgtctgccgacttgtacattgtggctcgtcgcacccggtccatcctcgacccccagatgaagtggaagacggcccgggtgatccccttggcgtaggagggagggaccggccacacttgcgccaagtacagcagccccgagagcacctcacacctgatgaccaaattttttcccgtgatggagagggagcgctgcttccacagctccagcttcttccccaccttggctatccgctccagccaatttttgttacatgcctcagccttcccgaaccagatccacagcaccttcaggaagtcaggcttgatggtgaaggggatggaagatcggtcgggccagttgccaaagagcatggcctcgctcttcctgcggtttaccctggcccccgtggccgactcaaactggtcgcagacgctgatcagtctgcggaccgaccctggatccgagcagaagacggcgacatcgtccatgtacagggaggccttgacctgagtgcccccactgcctggcaatgtcactcctcttatgctcgcatccttcctgatggattcggcaaagggttcaatgcaacagacgaacaagacaggggagagagggcaaccctgcctgactccagacctgacggggaagctgtctgattcccacccattaatttggactgcactacagatatcggtgtagagcagttgtatccacttcctgattccctccccaaagcccattttggagagcacgtccctcatgtacgtgtgcgatatcctgtcgaaggccttctcctggtccaagctgaccaggcaggcatccacccatctgtcctgcacgtaggcaatggtatctctcagcagcaccaggctgtctgagattttcctgccaggtacagcacaggtttggtccgagtggatcacctgtcccagagcagacttgacccggttggcgatggccttagacaggatcttgtagtctacatttaacaatgtgatgggtctccaattccttatgtcattcatctcccccttctgcttgtaaatcagggtgatgctgcccttcctcatagagtgacatgctgccggctagaagtatgtcgttgtacacttccagcaggtccgggcccacccagtcccacagagacgAGTACAattctgccggtaagccatcgcctccaggagttttactcgagtcaaaggaacggatggagccagtcagctcctccagggtcagaggttggtccagactctcccgcttgctg
This Rhinoraja longicauda isolate Sanriku21f chromosome 25, sRhiLon1.1, whole genome shotgun sequence DNA region includes the following protein-coding sequences:
- the c25h12orf43 gene encoding protein CUSTOS yields the protein MAAAVEARSSDSDSAEEWSRLREAAWDLGSQRTTAGTSEDKTTSVSIKPSLRQNRDNQQHDRNELQTTPEFRSHVAKRLGFLLDGIIAVDNSGPLLKQPAEDSDDEGFRLFTASIPESHRKVEPSSPVKWKPPPSSSDSDSEWERLKEAVVSGDDLLRQSSIVSNQPETNQEEGPVENKDKGKKKKRKKRKLAIEGGDNGKEDEEAVSKRKSKQKCRVVEKELEQTEFADETLEGHGCFKNEEADVARSGKKRKKPKNGKHISKIKLKGVLLTDGL